Proteins from one Acidiphilium multivorum AIU301 genomic window:
- the clpB gene encoding ATP-dependent chaperone ClpB produces MDFEKFTERARGFVQAAQTIAVREYHQQITPEHLLKAFLDDEEGAASGLIRAAGGDPAAVRLAADAAIGKLPKVQGSGAGQPQITPDLVRVLDAAQQMAQKAGDEYVAQDRVLVALAASGTPAGRALTAAGASAQALEKAVADIRKGRTVTSANAEQTFDALKKYARDVTEAARAQKLDPVIGRDEEIRRAIQVLARRTKNNPVLIGEPGVGKTAIVEGLALRIVNGDVPEALKGKRLLALDLGAMVAGAKYRGEFEERLKAVLKEIEGSNGEVILFIDEMHTLVGAGRADGAMDASNLIKPELARGALHCVGATTLDEYRKYIEKDAALARRFQPVFVDEPSVEDTISILRGIKEKYELHHGVRISDSALVAAATLSNRYITDRFLPDKAIDLVDEAASRLRMQVDSKPEALDELDRRLMQLKIEREALRKEQDPASKERLERLEGEIAELEEKSDAMTAAWKAEKDRLNATQKLKEQLDQARGEAEMAQRSGNLTRASELMYGVIPEIERKLAAGPTEGAMVNEAVTEAQIAQVVARWTGIPVDRMLEGERAKLIRMEEELRKRVVGQEAALRAVSDAVRRARAGLQDPNRPIGSFLFLGPTGVGKTETCKALAEFLFDDERAMVRIDMSEFMEKHAVARLIGAPPGYVGYEEGGVLTEAVRRRPYQVILFDEVEKAHEDVFNVLLQVLDDGRLTDGQGRTVDFKNTIIVLTSNLGSEVLAAQPEGEDVVLAEPQVMRVVRQHFRPEFLNRLDEIILFRRLQRADMARIVEIQLRHLESLLADRKITLHLDQAARDWLANEGYDPVYGARPLKRVIQRSLQNKLATRLLEGAIHDGETVNVTVDDDGLSIAGGLAAAA; encoded by the coding sequence ATGGATTTCGAGAAGTTTACCGAACGCGCCCGCGGCTTCGTGCAGGCCGCGCAGACGATTGCCGTGCGCGAATATCACCAGCAGATCACGCCGGAACACCTGCTCAAGGCGTTTCTCGACGATGAGGAAGGGGCCGCGAGCGGGCTGATCCGCGCGGCCGGGGGCGATCCGGCCGCGGTTCGTCTCGCGGCCGATGCCGCGATTGGAAAACTGCCGAAGGTGCAGGGCTCCGGCGCCGGGCAGCCGCAGATCACGCCCGATCTCGTGCGGGTGCTCGATGCGGCGCAGCAGATGGCGCAGAAGGCCGGCGATGAATATGTCGCGCAGGACCGCGTGCTGGTGGCACTCGCGGCGAGCGGCACGCCGGCGGGCCGGGCGCTGACCGCGGCCGGCGCCTCGGCGCAGGCCCTGGAGAAGGCGGTGGCCGATATCCGCAAGGGCCGCACGGTGACGAGCGCGAACGCGGAGCAGACCTTCGATGCGCTGAAGAAATATGCGCGGGATGTGACCGAGGCCGCGCGCGCGCAGAAGCTTGATCCGGTGATCGGCCGCGACGAGGAGATCCGCCGGGCGATCCAGGTGCTGGCGCGGCGGACCAAGAACAACCCTGTGCTCATCGGCGAGCCTGGGGTTGGCAAGACGGCGATCGTCGAGGGGCTGGCGCTCCGCATCGTCAATGGCGACGTGCCGGAGGCGCTGAAGGGCAAGCGGCTGCTCGCGCTCGATCTCGGCGCGATGGTGGCCGGCGCGAAATATCGCGGCGAGTTCGAGGAACGGCTGAAAGCCGTGCTGAAGGAGATAGAAGGCTCGAACGGCGAGGTCATCCTGTTCATCGACGAGATGCACACGCTGGTCGGCGCGGGGCGGGCGGATGGCGCGATGGATGCCTCGAACCTGATCAAGCCCGAACTGGCGCGCGGCGCGCTGCACTGCGTGGGGGCGACGACGCTCGACGAGTATCGGAAGTACATCGAGAAGGATGCGGCGCTGGCGCGGCGCTTCCAGCCGGTCTTCGTGGATGAGCCGAGTGTCGAGGACACGATCTCGATCCTGCGCGGGATCAAGGAGAAATACGAACTTCATCACGGCGTGCGGATTTCGGATTCGGCGCTGGTGGCGGCGGCGACCCTGTCCAACCGCTACATTACCGACCGGTTCCTGCCGGACAAGGCGATCGACCTTGTCGACGAGGCCGCCTCGCGCCTGCGGATGCAGGTGGATTCCAAGCCCGAGGCGCTCGATGAACTCGATCGGCGGCTGATGCAGCTCAAGATCGAACGGGAAGCGCTGCGCAAGGAGCAGGATCCCGCCTCGAAGGAACGGCTGGAGCGGCTGGAGGGTGAAATCGCCGAACTCGAGGAGAAATCCGATGCGATGACGGCGGCGTGGAAGGCCGAAAAGGACCGACTGAATGCCACGCAAAAGCTGAAGGAGCAGCTCGACCAGGCGCGGGGCGAGGCGGAGATGGCGCAGCGCTCCGGCAATCTGACCCGGGCCTCGGAGCTGATGTATGGCGTGATCCCCGAGATCGAGCGGAAGCTCGCCGCCGGGCCGACGGAAGGAGCCATGGTCAACGAGGCGGTCACCGAAGCGCAGATCGCCCAGGTGGTGGCCCGCTGGACCGGCATTCCGGTCGACCGGATGCTGGAGGGCGAGCGCGCCAAGCTCATCAGGATGGAAGAGGAGTTGCGCAAGCGCGTGGTGGGCCAGGAAGCCGCGCTGCGGGCGGTTTCGGATGCCGTGCGCCGGGCACGGGCCGGGTTGCAGGATCCGAACCGGCCGATCGGCTCCTTCCTGTTCCTGGGCCCGACCGGCGTCGGCAAGACCGAAACCTGCAAGGCGCTGGCCGAGTTTCTGTTCGACGATGAGCGGGCGATGGTGCGCATCGACATGAGCGAATTCATGGAGAAGCACGCCGTGGCCCGGCTGATCGGCGCGCCGCCAGGCTATGTCGGCTACGAGGAAGGCGGGGTGCTCACCGAAGCCGTGCGGCGCCGGCCGTATCAGGTGATCCTGTTCGACGAGGTCGAGAAGGCGCACGAGGATGTCTTCAACGTCTTGTTGCAGGTGCTTGATGATGGCCGACTGACCGACGGACAGGGGCGCACGGTCGACTTCAAGAACACGATCATCGTGCTCACGTCGAACCTGGGCAGCGAGGTGCTCGCCGCTCAGCCTGAAGGCGAGGATGTCGTATTGGCCGAACCGCAGGTGATGCGGGTGGTCCGCCAGCATTTCCGGCCGGAATTCCTGAACCGGCTGGACGAGATCATCCTGTTCCGGCGCCTGCAGCGCGCCGATATGGCACGGATCGTCGAAATTCAGTTGAGGCATCTGGAATCGCTTCTCGCAGACCGGAAGATCACCCTGCATCTCGATCAGGCAGCGCGGGACTGGCTGGCGAACGAGGGATATGACCCGGTCTACGGGGCACGGCCGCTGAAGCGGGTGATTCAGCGTTCGCTGCAGAACAAGCTGGCGACGAGGCTCCTCGAAGGGGCCATCCATGACGGCGAGACGGTGAATGTGACCGTCGACGATGACGGTCTCTCGATTGCCGGCGGGCTCGCGGCGGCAGCCTGA
- a CDS encoding ABC transporter substrate-binding protein has translation MALPFALPAARAAAAPETQPVNALDDALIATMKAGSAGKTFSARYAMLKPVIEKSFDLRLILQNSAGLLWSQIPAAQKTELEKLFRQYTVATYVSNFNAYAGQHFTTNPDIRRTGNARVVSTTFEGNGGKKVELAYVMRQSGGVWKITDVLFDGTISKVATQRSDFSGLIEPGNASRLIDALKAKVASLSGGAIKD, from the coding sequence GTGGCCCTGCCCTTCGCGCTTCCGGCGGCACGCGCTGCCGCTGCCCCGGAAACGCAGCCGGTCAACGCTCTGGACGACGCGCTGATCGCGACAATGAAGGCTGGCAGCGCCGGCAAGACCTTCTCCGCGCGCTACGCCATGCTCAAGCCGGTGATCGAAAAGAGTTTCGACCTTCGACTGATCCTGCAGAACTCGGCGGGACTGCTCTGGTCGCAAATTCCGGCCGCCCAGAAAACCGAGCTTGAGAAACTGTTCCGCCAGTATACGGTTGCAACCTATGTGAGCAACTTCAACGCCTACGCCGGCCAGCACTTCACGACCAATCCCGACATCCGGCGGACAGGCAATGCCCGCGTCGTGTCGACCACGTTCGAGGGAAACGGGGGAAAGAAGGTCGAACTGGCCTACGTGATGCGGCAGTCCGGCGGTGTGTGGAAAATCACCGACGTTCTCTTCGACGGGACAATCAGCAAGGTCGCCACGCAGCGCTCCGACTTCAGCGGCCTGATCGAGCCTGGCAACGCGTCGCGGCTGATCGATGCGCTGAAGGCGAAGGTCGCTTCGCTGTCCGGCGGGGCGATCAAGGACTGA
- the pgsA gene encoding CDP-diacylglycerol--glycerol-3-phosphate 3-phosphatidyltransferase, which produces MLTDLPNVLTLSRIAAIPLLVVLVAIGSPLADLLAALLFVIAGITDWLDGRLARSRRQLSDLGRMLDPIADKLLVGATLMLLVGFHRVTAFGIYPAIVIMLREILVSGLREYLAGIKVGMPVTRLAKWKTAAQMVALGILLLGNSGAAELGIPWLPAGIIGGALLWIAAGLTLITGWDYLTAGLRHVTQPGPSP; this is translated from the coding sequence ATGCTGACCGACTTACCGAATGTGCTGACGCTCTCGCGCATCGCGGCGATCCCGCTGCTGGTCGTGCTGGTCGCGATCGGCTCCCCGCTCGCCGATCTGCTGGCCGCCCTCCTTTTCGTCATCGCGGGCATCACCGACTGGCTGGACGGCCGCCTCGCCCGCAGCCGCCGCCAGCTATCCGATCTCGGCCGGATGCTCGATCCGATCGCGGACAAGCTGCTGGTGGGCGCAACACTGATGCTTCTCGTCGGTTTTCATCGCGTGACCGCCTTCGGCATCTACCCGGCGATCGTGATCATGCTGCGTGAAATCCTGGTGTCGGGCCTGCGTGAATACCTTGCGGGCATCAAGGTCGGCATGCCGGTGACCCGGCTGGCCAAATGGAAGACGGCCGCGCAGATGGTGGCGCTCGGCATTCTCCTGCTCGGCAATTCCGGCGCCGCGGAACTCGGCATCCCCTGGCTCCCGGCCGGCATCATCGGCGGCGCCCTGCTCTGGATCGCCGCCGGCCTCACCCTCATCACCGGCTGGGATTACCTGACCGCGGGGCTGCGTCACGTGACCCAGCCCGGACCGTCACCCTGA
- a CDS encoding molybdenum cofactor biosynthesis protein MoaE, translating into MPRIVVTTEDIDVGAELAALEAGAGAVASFVGVVRGEADGRRLTSLILEHYPAMTEASLAEIAKTAANRWQLTGCTIIHRVGELTPGDRIVLAAAASAHRADALAATAFLIDWLKTDAPFWKRENFADGASHWVSARDEDQEARNRW; encoded by the coding sequence ATGCCTCGCATCGTCGTCACGACTGAGGACATCGACGTCGGCGCCGAACTCGCCGCGCTTGAAGCGGGGGCCGGCGCGGTTGCGAGTTTCGTCGGCGTCGTCCGAGGCGAGGCCGACGGCCGCCGGCTGACCTCCCTGATTCTCGAGCATTACCCGGCAATGACCGAGGCGTCACTGGCCGAGATTGCCAAGACGGCCGCGAACCGCTGGCAGCTCACCGGTTGCACGATCATCCACCGGGTCGGCGAACTGACACCCGGCGACCGTATCGTTCTTGCCGCCGCCGCCAGCGCCCATCGGGCTGACGCCCTCGCGGCAACCGCCTTCCTGATCGACTGGCTGAAGACCGACGCGCCGTTCTGGAAGCGCGAGAACTTTGCCGATGGAGCATCGCACTGGGTTTCGGCACGCGACGAGGATCAGGAAGCGCGCAACCGCTGGTAG
- a CDS encoding response regulator transcription factor, producing MKLLIFGNPLDNRDVLTTFFKSKLVVVDETTDIEEALDLTRFYEYDAVVLRVTDTRPAEIELIRRLRLAGLRCPIMAVAHLLSEATRLRILEAGVDDLIVSAISHEEIFLRVQNQVRRSRGFQSSSLAVGNVEINMNAKKIFVSQTEIGLTKKEYQIVEILALRKGCVLSKEAILDHLYGGLDEPNPKIIDVFICKIRKKLLAAGADDLIQTNWGRGYMIVDRRESELRPTRTAPAQNIMPAPRERSAAG from the coding sequence ATGAAACTTCTCATTTTTGGAAACCCGCTCGATAATCGAGATGTTCTGACTACATTCTTTAAGTCCAAGCTCGTCGTTGTAGACGAAACGACGGATATTGAAGAAGCGCTCGATCTGACGCGATTTTATGAATACGACGCGGTCGTTCTGCGTGTAACGGATACCCGCCCGGCGGAGATCGAACTCATCCGCAGGTTGCGCCTCGCTGGACTGCGCTGCCCGATCATGGCCGTCGCGCATTTGCTGAGCGAAGCAACGCGCCTGCGCATTCTCGAGGCAGGTGTTGACGATCTGATCGTAAGCGCAATCTCACACGAGGAAATTTTCCTCAGGGTGCAGAATCAGGTTCGTCGCAGCCGCGGCTTCCAGAGTTCGTCGCTGGCTGTCGGCAATGTTGAAATCAACATGAACGCGAAGAAAATTTTCGTATCTCAAACCGAGATCGGATTAACAAAAAAAGAATATCAGATCGTGGAGATCCTTGCCCTAAGGAAAGGATGCGTTCTGAGCAAGGAAGCGATCCTTGATCATCTCTATGGAGGGCTCGACGAGCCCAACCCAAAAATCATCGACGTGTTCATCTGCAAAATCCGCAAGAAACTGCTGGCCGCCGGGGCCGACGACCTGATCCAGACGAACTGGGGCCGGGGCTACATGATTGTCGACCGTCGAGAGTCCGAACTCCGTCCGACCAGAACTGCCCCCGCACAAAACATCATGCCGGCGCCTCGCGAGCGAAGCGCCGCCGGATGA
- a CDS encoding MOSC domain-containing protein, which translates to MTMLVDSLFRYPVKGLTAEPLKAADLEAGRAIAWDRAFALAQGDCGFDPAAPAWRPKAEFLCLARDPEAVRLDCRFDDAAGLLTLIAPDGAAIDASPLTEAGRSQLGTFIAAALPGSMRGTPRFRHVSGHSFSDHRNQVISLIGLASLRALEAAAGAPRHPLRFRANLYFDGAEPWAELGWVGRTLAIGDARLRVTARIDRCAATTVNPETRARDANPVKDLMTHFGHVDCGIYAEVLAPGRIAPGDTIILLS; encoded by the coding sequence ATGACCATGCTCGTCGACTCACTCTTCCGCTATCCGGTCAAGGGCCTGACCGCCGAACCGCTGAAGGCCGCGGACCTCGAAGCCGGACGCGCCATCGCCTGGGACCGCGCCTTCGCACTCGCGCAGGGGGATTGCGGTTTCGATCCGGCAGCGCCGGCCTGGCGCCCGAAAGCCGAATTCCTCTGCCTCGCCCGCGATCCGGAAGCCGTTCGCCTCGATTGCCGCTTCGACGACGCCGCAGGCCTGCTGACCCTCATCGCGCCGGACGGCGCGGCGATCGACGCATCGCCCCTGACCGAGGCCGGACGCAGCCAGCTTGGGACGTTCATCGCCGCCGCCCTGCCGGGCTCGATGCGCGGCACGCCACGATTCCGGCATGTGTCCGGCCATAGTTTCTCAGACCACCGGAACCAGGTGATCAGCCTGATCGGCCTGGCCAGCCTGCGGGCGCTCGAAGCCGCCGCCGGCGCGCCGCGCCACCCTCTGCGCTTCCGCGCCAATCTCTATTTCGACGGCGCCGAGCCCTGGGCTGAACTCGGCTGGGTCGGCCGCACACTCGCGATCGGGGACGCGCGGCTGCGGGTTACCGCACGGATCGACCGCTGCGCCGCCACGACCGTCAACCCGGAAACCCGGGCGCGCGACGCCAATCCGGTCAAGGACCTGATGACGCATTTCGGTCATGTCGACTGCGGGATTTATGCCGAGGTCCTCGCCCCAGGGCGGATTGCGCCCGGCGATACGATCATTCTGCTGTCATAA
- the moaD gene encoding molybdopterin converting factor subunit 1 produces the protein MKILYFAWLRERIGLSEEDVDIPPEVTTISALTDFLSARSPAHTRAFADRRAIKTALDQRFVPPDTLLEGAREIAFFPPFTGG, from the coding sequence ATGAAGATCCTCTATTTCGCCTGGTTGCGCGAACGTATCGGCCTCTCCGAGGAAGACGTCGATATTCCGCCCGAAGTGACGACAATCAGTGCCCTGACCGATTTCCTGTCGGCGCGCAGCCCTGCCCATACCCGTGCGTTCGCAGACCGCCGCGCGATCAAGACCGCCCTCGATCAGCGCTTCGTTCCGCCCGACACATTGCTGGAAGGTGCCCGAGAGATCGCCTTCTTTCCGCCTTTCACCGGTGGATGA
- the ispH gene encoding 4-hydroxy-3-methylbut-2-enyl diphosphate reductase: MDLPHTMTECADPAVDQTVMKVVLAQPRGFCAGVERAIEIVERALAKFGPPIYVRHEIVHNRHVVEDLRSRGAVFVDEISEVPDGAITVFSAHGVARKVQQSAANRALPVTDATCPLVAKVHSEGRRYAGQGREIVLIGHAGHAEVEGTIGQIDGRVYLVQTVEDVASLQVSDPDKLAYITQTTLSVDDTRGIIAALVERFPGIVGPDVRDICYATQNRQEAVRHLAEQVDVILVVGSRNSSNSNRLCEIGAELGRPSYLIDDASHLDPSWFKGIRAVGVTAGASAPEVLVKGVIDGLRKFGAIEIDTLAGTPEDVRFKLPTEVSDA, from the coding sequence ATGGATCTGCCTCATACCATGACCGAATGCGCAGATCCGGCCGTGGACCAGACGGTCATGAAAGTCGTGCTGGCGCAGCCGCGCGGGTTCTGCGCCGGCGTCGAGCGGGCGATCGAGATCGTTGAACGGGCATTGGCGAAATTCGGTCCGCCGATCTATGTGCGCCATGAAATCGTGCATAACCGCCATGTGGTGGAGGATTTGAGATCCCGCGGCGCGGTGTTCGTCGACGAGATTTCGGAAGTGCCGGATGGGGCGATTACGGTGTTTTCTGCGCATGGCGTCGCGCGGAAAGTGCAGCAGAGCGCCGCGAACCGCGCCCTGCCGGTGACCGATGCCACCTGCCCGCTGGTTGCCAAGGTCCATTCCGAAGGGCGGCGCTACGCTGGTCAGGGGCGGGAGATCGTGCTGATCGGCCATGCCGGGCACGCGGAAGTCGAGGGGACGATCGGCCAGATCGACGGTCGGGTCTATCTTGTGCAGACCGTCGAGGATGTGGCGTCACTGCAGGTGAGCGACCCGGACAAGCTTGCCTATATCACACAGACGACGCTTTCGGTTGACGACACGCGCGGAATCATTGCGGCGCTGGTCGAGCGCTTTCCCGGGATCGTCGGTCCCGACGTGCGCGATATCTGCTATGCGACCCAAAACCGGCAGGAAGCCGTGCGGCATCTGGCCGAACAGGTCGACGTTATCCTGGTCGTCGGCAGCCGAAATTCATCGAATTCCAATCGTTTGTGCGAGATCGGCGCCGAATTGGGGCGTCCGTCCTATCTGATCGACGATGCCAGCCATCTCGATCCGTCCTGGTTCAAGGGCATCCGCGCCGTCGGGGTTACGGCGGGCGCGTCGGCGCCGGAAGTGCTGGTCAAAGGGGTGATCGACGGCCTGCGGAAGTTCGGCGCCATCGAAATCGATACCCTTGCCGGCACGCCGGAAGATGTCAGGTTCAAACTGCCCACCGAAGTGAGCGATGCCTGA
- the mobB gene encoding molybdopterin-guanine dinucleotide biosynthesis protein B gives MTKSSATLTAHGAPVIALIGWSGSGKTTLLTALLPLLGGAGLRVSTLKHAHHKVDPDQPGKDSFRHREAGAHETMLATAERFVLFHDHGAAAEPDLPALLARMAPADLYLAEGFKAAAVEKIEVHRPELGKAPLWPEQDDVIAVACDVPLPGCDRPVLPLGDPPAVARFLLRRCGRLIA, from the coding sequence ATGACGAAATCATCAGCGACACTCACGGCGCACGGCGCGCCGGTCATCGCCCTCATCGGCTGGTCGGGAAGCGGCAAGACAACCCTGCTCACCGCCCTTCTGCCCCTGCTCGGCGGCGCCGGGCTGCGGGTCTCGACCCTGAAGCACGCCCACCACAAGGTCGACCCCGACCAGCCGGGCAAGGACAGTTTCCGTCATCGCGAAGCCGGAGCACACGAAACGATGCTCGCCACCGCCGAACGCTTCGTGCTGTTTCACGATCACGGCGCCGCCGCCGAACCGGATCTTCCTGCCCTGCTCGCCCGCATGGCACCGGCCGATCTCTATCTCGCGGAAGGCTTCAAGGCGGCCGCGGTCGAAAAGATCGAAGTGCATCGGCCCGAACTCGGCAAGGCGCCGCTTTGGCCGGAGCAGGACGATGTCATCGCCGTCGCCTGCGATGTCCCGCTCCCCGGGTGCGACCGACCTGTTCTCCCCCTCGGCGATCCGCCAGCCGTCGCGCGGTTCCTCCTCCGCCGATGCGGCCGCCTGATCGCTTGA
- the dxs gene encoding 1-deoxy-D-xylulose-5-phosphate synthase, with translation MPPQTPLLDRVRVPSDLRNFSADQLRQLAGELRAETIDTVSVTGGHLGASLGVVELTVALHAVFETPRDRLIWDVGHQTYPHKILTGRRDRIRTLRQPGGLSGFTRRSESEYDPFGAAHSSTSISAGLGMAVARDLKDESPKRHVIAVIGDGAMSAGMAYEAMNNAGASKSRMIVILNDNDMSIAPPVGAMSAYLSRLISSRSFLSIRDFAARMAKRFPRTLERTAKRAEEYARGILTGGTLFEELGFYYVGPIDGHNLDHLLPVLRNLRDIDGDEPILLHVVTQKGKGYAPAEASADKYHGVSKFNVVTGEQTKAPPGPPSYTKVFAQALIAEAEHNPNVVAVTAAMPSGTGLDAFGKRFPDRCFDVGIAEQHAVTFAAGMATEGMAPFCAIYSTFLQRAYDQVVHDVAIQSLPVRFAMDRAGLVGADGATHAGAYDLAYLGCLPGMVIMAPSDEAELMNCVATAAAIDDRPSAFRYPRGEGTGVQLPARGTPWEIGKGRIVREGSKVAVLALGPRLAEALKAADELAARGFPATVADARFMKPLDTALVDQLARHHEVLITIEDGSSGGFGAAVGHHLAWSGAFDSGLRFRPMTLPDRFIDHNSPAGQLIDAGLTAKDIVAHALGALGRGAVPENSHGSVAIPAR, from the coding sequence ATGCCGCCGCAGACTCCCCTGCTGGATCGTGTCCGCGTTCCGAGCGACCTGCGCAATTTCTCCGCCGACCAGCTCCGCCAGCTCGCCGGGGAATTGCGCGCCGAAACGATCGACACCGTTTCCGTGACCGGCGGGCACCTGGGCGCGTCGCTCGGCGTCGTCGAGCTGACGGTGGCCCTGCACGCGGTGTTCGAGACCCCGCGGGATCGCCTGATCTGGGATGTCGGCCATCAGACCTATCCGCACAAGATCCTCACCGGCCGGCGCGATCGCATCCGTACACTGCGCCAGCCCGGCGGGCTGTCCGGCTTCACGCGCCGTTCCGAAAGCGAATACGATCCGTTCGGGGCCGCCCATTCCTCGACGTCGATTTCGGCCGGCCTGGGCATGGCCGTGGCCCGCGACCTGAAGGATGAATCCCCTAAGCGTCACGTCATCGCCGTGATCGGCGACGGGGCGATGTCCGCCGGCATGGCCTATGAGGCGATGAACAACGCGGGCGCCAGCAAGTCCCGCATGATCGTCATCCTCAACGACAACGACATGTCGATCGCGCCGCCGGTCGGCGCGATGAGCGCCTACCTCTCGCGGCTGATCTCCTCGCGCAGCTTCCTCTCGATCCGCGATTTCGCCGCCCGGATGGCGAAACGTTTCCCCCGCACGCTCGAACGCACGGCCAAGCGCGCCGAGGAATACGCCCGCGGAATCCTTACCGGCGGCACGCTGTTCGAGGAGCTGGGCTTTTATTATGTGGGCCCGATCGACGGCCATAATCTCGACCATCTTCTTCCGGTCCTGCGCAATCTGCGCGACATCGATGGCGACGAGCCGATCCTGCTCCATGTCGTCACCCAGAAGGGCAAGGGCTACGCACCGGCCGAGGCGTCGGCCGACAAGTATCACGGCGTCTCGAAGTTCAACGTCGTCACCGGCGAGCAGACCAAGGCGCCGCCGGGACCGCCCTCTTATACAAAGGTGTTCGCCCAGGCGCTGATCGCCGAGGCGGAACATAATCCGAACGTCGTCGCGGTCACCGCGGCGATGCCGAGCGGCACCGGCCTCGACGCCTTCGGCAAGCGCTTCCCGGACCGCTGCTTCGATGTCGGCATCGCCGAACAGCACGCCGTGACCTTCGCCGCCGGCATGGCGACCGAGGGCATGGCGCCGTTCTGCGCGATCTATTCCACCTTTCTCCAGCGCGCCTACGACCAGGTCGTGCATGACGTGGCGATCCAGTCCCTGCCCGTGCGCTTCGCCATGGACCGCGCCGGCCTCGTCGGCGCGGACGGTGCCACCCATGCCGGCGCCTACGACCTCGCCTATCTCGGCTGCCTCCCCGGAATGGTGATCATGGCACCGTCCGATGAGGCGGAACTGATGAACTGCGTTGCCACCGCGGCCGCGATCGACGACCGCCCGTCCGCGTTCCGCTATCCGCGCGGCGAGGGCACCGGCGTCCAGCTCCCTGCGCGCGGAACGCCATGGGAAATCGGCAAGGGACGAATCGTGCGCGAAGGCAGCAAGGTGGCCGTCCTGGCGCTCGGCCCACGCCTGGCCGAAGCGCTGAAGGCAGCGGACGAACTCGCGGCGCGCGGCTTCCCCGCAACCGTCGCCGATGCCCGCTTCATGAAGCCGCTCGATACCGCGCTGGTGGACCAGCTTGCCCGTCATCACGAAGTCCTGATCACGATCGAGGATGGTTCGAGCGGCGGCTTCGGCGCGGCTGTCGGCCACCATCTCGCCTGGTCGGGCGCGTTCGACTCAGGGCTGCGATTCCGCCCGATGACGCTTCCGGACCGCTTCATCGACCACAACTCACCCGCCGGCCAGCTGATCGATGCCGGACTTACCGCGAAGGATATCGTGGCGCACGCGCTCGGCGCGCTCGGTCGCGGAGCCGTGCCCGAAAATTCGCACGGTTCGGTCGCAATTCCGGCACGTTGA
- the hpnH gene encoding adenosyl-hopene transferase HpnH — protein MGVPLKQAIKVGAYVLKQHLTGNRRYPLVLMLEPLFRCNLACAGCGKIDYPAPILNQRLSVADALEAVDECGAPVVAIAGGEPLLHREMPEIVEKILARDKFIYLCTNALLLEKKIDQYKPHPNFCWDIHLDGDREMHDQAVSQEGVYERAVAAIKLAKAKGFRVSINCTLFDGANPERVAAFLDTVNEIGVDGVMTSPGYAYERAPDQEHFLNRQRTKELFRAIFRHGKERKARGIRWKFNQSPLFLDFLAGNQTYKCTPWGNPTRNVFGWQRPCYLIGEGYAKTYKELMETTDWDKYGVGNYEKCADCMVHSGFEATAVVDSVKRPWKLAKLAVTGIRTEGAMAADIPLDHQRPAEFVFSRHVEHKMAEIQGTQEPAEPAE, from the coding sequence ATGGGCGTGCCGCTGAAGCAGGCGATCAAGGTTGGAGCCTACGTGCTGAAACAGCATTTGACCGGCAATCGGCGGTATCCGCTGGTGCTGATGCTGGAGCCGCTGTTCCGCTGTAACCTGGCTTGCGCCGGTTGCGGCAAGATCGATTATCCCGCACCGATTCTGAATCAGCGCCTGTCGGTTGCCGACGCGCTGGAAGCCGTGGATGAGTGTGGCGCTCCGGTTGTGGCGATTGCTGGCGGCGAGCCGCTGCTGCACCGGGAAATGCCCGAGATCGTCGAGAAGATCCTGGCGCGGGACAAGTTCATCTATCTCTGCACGAATGCGCTGCTGCTCGAGAAGAAGATCGACCAGTACAAGCCGCACCCGAATTTCTGCTGGGACATTCATCTCGACGGCGATCGCGAGATGCATGACCAGGCGGTCAGTCAGGAAGGCGTCTACGAACGTGCCGTTGCCGCGATCAAGCTGGCCAAGGCAAAGGGATTCCGTGTTTCGATCAACTGCACATTGTTCGACGGAGCCAATCCCGAGCGGGTCGCCGCGTTCCTCGATACCGTGAACGAAATCGGCGTCGATGGGGTCATGACGTCCCCGGGTTATGCCTATGAGCGTGCCCCGGATCAGGAACATTTCCTTAACCGTCAGCGGACGAAAGAACTTTTCCGGGCGATCTTCCGCCATGGAAAGGAGCGGAAGGCGCGCGGAATTCGCTGGAAATTCAATCAGTCTCCCCTCTTTCTCGACTTTCTGGCCGGCAATCAGACCTACAAGTGCACGCCCTGGGGCAACCCGACGCGCAACGTGTTTGGTTGGCAGCGGCCTTGCTACCTGATCGGGGAAGGCTACGCAAAGACGTACAAGGAGCTGATGGAGACAACCGATTGGGACAAATATGGTGTCGGCAATTATGAAAAATGCGCCGACTGCATGGTCCACTCGGGCTTCGAGGCGACTGCGGTGGTTGACTCGGTCAAGCGCCCCTGGAAATTGGCCAAGCTTGCGGTGACGGGGATCCGTACCGAAGGCGCCATGGCGGCAGATATCCCGCTTGATCATCAGCGGCCGGCGGAGTTTGTGTTCTCACGGCACGTCGAACACAAGATGGCGGAGATCCAGGGAACCCAGGAACCGGCCGAACCCGCGGAGTAA